Proteins from a single region of Catenulispora acidiphila DSM 44928:
- the xylB gene encoding xylulokinase: MTRNALVAGVDSSTQSCKVVIRDAVTGDRIRQGRAQHPDGTEVHPAAWWEALGQAVAEAGGLEDVAAISVAGQQHGMVCLDDEGAVVRPALLWNDTRSAQAAADLVAELAAEVSETGNHVPTGEAAWADAVGTVPVASLTVAKLRWLAEHEPARAKSTAAVCLPHDWLTWRLTDGRDISTLTTDRSDASGTGYYSPATGAYRPDLLQLAFGRQPLLPTVLGPAEHARILQPSAGFAPADSPRMRLGAAELNPLLIGAGAGDNAAAALGLGARPGDVVVSIGTSGTVFACSDAPTADPTGAVAGFADATGRHLPLVCTLNAARVLDAAAALLGVSLGELSRLALSAPAGADGLTLIPYLEGERTPNRPDATGTLHGLRLTNSTPAHLARAYIEGMLCGLADGLDALTAIGVPVERILLVGGAAQSEAVRTMAPAVFGRPVLVPSAGQYVADGAALQAAWALSGAAEPPTWGTGKAERIEAEPVPWLRERYHEYRDA; encoded by the coding sequence ATGACCCGCAATGCCTTGGTCGCCGGTGTCGATTCCTCGACGCAGTCGTGCAAGGTCGTCATCCGCGACGCCGTCACCGGCGACCGGATACGGCAGGGCAGGGCGCAGCACCCCGACGGCACCGAAGTGCACCCCGCCGCCTGGTGGGAGGCGCTCGGCCAGGCGGTCGCCGAGGCCGGCGGGCTGGAGGACGTCGCCGCGATATCCGTGGCCGGGCAGCAGCACGGCATGGTCTGCCTGGACGACGAGGGCGCCGTGGTGCGCCCGGCGCTGCTGTGGAACGACACGCGCTCGGCGCAGGCGGCGGCGGATCTGGTCGCCGAGCTCGCCGCTGAAGTCAGCGAGACCGGAAATCACGTCCCGACCGGCGAGGCGGCCTGGGCGGACGCCGTCGGCACGGTCCCGGTCGCCTCGCTGACCGTCGCCAAACTGCGCTGGCTCGCCGAGCACGAACCGGCGCGCGCCAAGAGCACCGCAGCGGTCTGCCTGCCGCACGACTGGCTGACCTGGCGCCTGACCGACGGCCGCGACATCAGCACCCTGACGACAGACCGCAGCGACGCCTCCGGGACCGGCTACTACTCCCCCGCGACCGGCGCCTACCGGCCGGACCTGCTCCAGCTGGCGTTCGGACGTCAGCCGCTGCTCCCGACAGTCCTCGGCCCGGCCGAACACGCGCGCATCCTGCAGCCCTCGGCCGGCTTCGCACCGGCGGACTCCCCGCGCATGCGCCTGGGCGCCGCGGAGCTGAACCCGCTCCTGATCGGCGCGGGCGCCGGCGACAACGCGGCGGCGGCCCTGGGCCTGGGCGCGCGCCCGGGCGACGTGGTGGTCTCGATCGGCACGTCCGGCACGGTCTTCGCCTGCTCCGACGCCCCCACCGCCGATCCGACCGGCGCCGTCGCAGGCTTCGCCGACGCCACCGGCCGCCACCTCCCGCTGGTCTGCACCCTGAACGCGGCCCGCGTCCTGGACGCCGCAGCCGCACTACTCGGCGTCAGCCTCGGCGAACTGTCACGGCTGGCCCTGTCCGCCCCAGCCGGCGCCGACGGCCTGACGCTGATCCCCTACCTGGAAGGCGAGCGCACGCCGAACCGCCCCGACGCCACCGGCACCCTGCACGGCCTGCGCCTGACGAACTCAACCCCCGCGCACCTGGCACGCGCGTACATCGAGGGCATGCTCTGCGGCCTGGCCGACGGCCTCGACGCACTGACCGCCATCGGCGTCCCGGTGGAGCGCATCCTGCTGGTCGGCGGCGCGGCGCAGTCGGAGGCGGTGCGGACAATGGCGCCGGCGGTGTTCGGGCGACCGGTACTGGTGCCGAGCGCCGGGCAGTACGTCGCGGACGGCGCGGCGCTCCAGGCGGCGTGGGCGCTGAGCGGGGCAGCCGAGCCGCCGACGTGGGGCACCGGCAAGGCGGAGCGGATCGAGGCGGAGCCGGTGCCGTGGCTGCGGGAGCGGTATCACGAGTATCGGGATGCCTGA
- a CDS encoding NAD-dependent epimerase/dehydratase family protein, translated as MRILMLGGTGFVGRAVVEDALARGHDVTIFSRGRSGAGLFPQVARLVGDRDGDDYAALATGAWDAVVDSSAYVPRHVNNAMDALGDRVGRYVFVSSHAVYPRRGVAAGSTEDTPRRAPVRDTEELLEETYGPLKVACEDDIQARFGERASIVRLGKVAGPHDPQNGLTYYVRRAAAGGRLALPGRPEQPVQLIDSRDAARLMVRLIEDDRGGAFNAVGPGTPITLADTIHICARVAGTEVEIVPVPEQDAQGTFFPLIRDPAEWNVMQRDPARAVAAGMPQTPFETTVADVLAWDRERGTPPLKFGFTAEEEAKALAEAK; from the coding sequence ATGCGCATTCTGATGTTGGGCGGTACCGGGTTCGTGGGGCGGGCTGTGGTCGAGGATGCCCTCGCTCGTGGCCATGATGTGACCATCTTCAGCCGCGGGCGCTCCGGCGCTGGCTTGTTCCCGCAGGTGGCGCGGCTGGTCGGTGATCGGGACGGCGATGACTACGCCGCTTTGGCGACCGGCGCTTGGGACGCCGTCGTGGATTCCTCCGCCTATGTGCCGCGGCACGTCAACAACGCCATGGACGCCCTGGGCGACCGCGTCGGCCGCTACGTCTTCGTCTCCAGCCATGCCGTGTATCCGCGCCGGGGGGTCGCGGCCGGCTCGACGGAGGACACTCCGCGCCGGGCGCCGGTGCGCGATACCGAGGAACTCCTTGAGGAGACCTATGGTCCGCTGAAGGTCGCGTGCGAGGACGACATCCAGGCTCGGTTCGGCGAGCGTGCCAGCATCGTGCGGCTGGGGAAGGTCGCCGGCCCGCATGATCCGCAGAACGGCCTCACCTACTACGTCCGCCGCGCCGCTGCCGGCGGCCGCCTTGCCCTGCCGGGGCGCCCCGAGCAGCCGGTCCAGCTCATCGACTCGCGCGACGCCGCCCGCCTGATGGTCCGCCTCATCGAGGACGACCGCGGCGGTGCCTTCAACGCCGTCGGGCCGGGCACGCCGATCACCCTGGCCGACACGATCCACATCTGCGCCCGCGTCGCCGGCACCGAGGTGGAGATCGTGCCGGTGCCGGAGCAGGACGCGCAGGGCACCTTCTTCCCTCTGATCCGCGACCCGGCCGAATGGAACGTCATGCAGCGGGACCCGGCGCGCGCCGTGGCGGCCGGGATGCCGCAGACGCCGTTCGAGACGACGGTCGCCGACGTCCTGGCCTGGGACCGGGAGCGCGGAACGCCGCCGCTGAAGTTCGGCTTCACGGCAGAGGAAGAGGCGAAGGCGCTGGCTGAGGCGAAATAG
- a CDS encoding SDR family oxidoreductase, translating to MIALVTGANRGLGRETARQLVAAGHRVLIGARQEAAARDTAAELGERAYPVRLDVTSTEDIAAAVEEVREHFGHLDVLVNNAAIHYDTWQHAIGADLMVVREAAETNVYGPWQLVQAMLPLLRAGSHQRIVNVSSGAGSLTEMTSGSTPAYSITKAALNALTRMLAADLRGDGILVNAVCPGWVATDMGGPGGRPVREGAAGIVWAATLPDGGPSGGFFRDRKAIDW from the coding sequence GTGATCGCGCTGGTGACCGGGGCGAACCGGGGTCTGGGGCGGGAGACGGCGCGGCAGCTGGTCGCCGCCGGTCACCGTGTCCTGATCGGTGCTCGGCAGGAGGCTGCTGCCCGCGATACCGCCGCTGAGCTGGGGGAGCGTGCGTATCCGGTGCGGCTGGACGTCACCAGCACCGAGGACATCGCCGCTGCGGTCGAGGAGGTGCGCGAGCACTTCGGGCACTTGGACGTGCTGGTCAACAACGCCGCGATTCACTACGACACCTGGCAGCACGCGATCGGCGCCGATCTGATGGTGGTGCGGGAGGCCGCGGAGACGAACGTCTATGGGCCCTGGCAGCTGGTTCAGGCGATGCTGCCTTTGTTGCGGGCCGGGAGTCATCAGCGGATCGTGAACGTCTCGAGCGGCGCGGGGTCGCTGACCGAGATGACCAGTGGCTCCACTCCCGCATACAGCATCACCAAGGCCGCGCTCAACGCCCTGACCCGCATGCTCGCCGCCGATCTGCGCGGCGACGGGATCCTGGTCAACGCGGTGTGCCCGGGCTGGGTCGCCACCGATATGGGCGGTCCCGGCGGGCGGCCGGTGCGGGAGGGCGCTGCGGGGATCGTGTGGGCGGCGACGCTGCCGGACGGCGGGCCGAGCGGCGGGTTTTTCCGGGACCGGAAGGCGATCGACTGGTAG
- a CDS encoding putative protein N(5)-glutamine methyltransferase: MSEDVVARLRAAGCVFAEDEAELLAQAVKEDAEPARRLEALVARRCAGEPLEHVVGWAEFCGLRIGVGPGVFVPRRRSEFLVELALDLGREARVVVDLCCGSAPFATVLAARLSGAEVHAADIDPAQLAYARENLGRRGSTHEGDLYEALPERLRGKVDLLVVNAPYVPTDALSTLPAEARVFEPAASLDGGADGLAVHRRVADGAPQWLAPRGHLLIETSEAQAEAMLEAFGEAGLKAWIAQDQELDATVVIGRQA; this comes from the coding sequence ATGAGTGAGGACGTCGTGGCGAGGCTGCGCGCCGCCGGGTGTGTGTTCGCCGAGGACGAGGCGGAGCTGTTGGCGCAGGCCGTGAAGGAGGACGCCGAGCCGGCGCGGCGCCTGGAGGCGTTGGTGGCCCGGCGCTGCGCCGGCGAGCCGCTGGAGCACGTCGTCGGGTGGGCCGAGTTCTGCGGGCTGCGGATCGGGGTCGGGCCGGGCGTGTTCGTGCCCCGGCGGCGCTCGGAGTTCCTGGTCGAGTTGGCGCTCGACCTCGGGCGCGAGGCGCGCGTGGTGGTGGACCTGTGCTGCGGGTCGGCGCCGTTCGCCACGGTGCTGGCGGCACGGCTTTCCGGCGCGGAGGTGCACGCCGCGGACATCGACCCCGCGCAGCTCGCCTACGCGCGGGAGAATCTCGGCCGCCGTGGCTCGACGCACGAAGGCGACCTGTATGAGGCGCTGCCAGAGCGGCTGCGGGGGAAGGTGGATCTGCTGGTGGTGAACGCGCCTTACGTGCCGACCGACGCGTTGTCGACGCTGCCCGCCGAGGCGCGGGTCTTCGAGCCGGCGGCGAGTCTGGACGGCGGCGCCGACGGGCTCGCGGTGCACCGGCGGGTCGCGGACGGGGCGCCGCAGTGGCTGGCGCCGCGCGGGCATCTGCTGATCGAGACCAGCGAGGCGCAGGCCGAGGCGATGCTGGAGGCGTTCGGGGAGGCCGGGCTCAAGGCGTGGATAGCGCAGGACCAGGAGCTGGACGCGACGGTCGTCATCGGGCGGCAGGCGTGA
- a CDS encoding tyrosine-type recombinase/integrase translates to MSNPLSPEAEPTDPAGRSGSAKPSEPSGPSEPGSAVVVSVIPGALAALGHGGAGPRAEQVAALFLLTYKSTTASAYAVDLKQWFAWCALFDVDPFDAVRAHVDTWAVHLADEGRARPATLARKISAVRNFYAYAVDSGYTSSSPVPIKDKALHLPRVSRKSQTLGPDREESAAMLEAAAQRGVRDEAVVAVLLYQGLRVSELCGINVEDLSSQRGHRVVRLRRKGGEEQDQAIAPPAAGCLDAWLAERARDSAFGAVPASGPVFVGPEGARLTRYQVEWIVESCARAAGVEKKISPHSLRHACTTMLLDAGVPLRDIQVYMGHANSATTERYDLGRQHLDKSPAYALSGVFARD, encoded by the coding sequence GTGAGCAATCCCCTGAGCCCCGAGGCTGAGCCCACTGATCCCGCCGGGCGTTCCGGGTCTGCCAAGCCCTCCGAGCCTTCCGGGCCCTCCGAGCCGGGTTCGGCTGTCGTCGTCTCCGTCATCCCCGGCGCTCTGGCAGCGCTCGGTCACGGCGGCGCCGGTCCTCGGGCTGAGCAGGTCGCGGCGCTGTTCCTGCTCACCTACAAGTCCACGACCGCGTCGGCGTACGCGGTCGATCTGAAGCAGTGGTTCGCCTGGTGCGCGCTGTTCGACGTCGATCCCTTCGACGCGGTGCGGGCTCATGTGGACACCTGGGCCGTGCATCTGGCCGACGAAGGACGGGCCCGCCCCGCCACGCTCGCTCGCAAGATCAGTGCCGTGCGGAACTTCTACGCCTACGCCGTCGACTCCGGCTACACGTCCAGCAGCCCGGTCCCGATCAAGGACAAGGCGCTGCACCTGCCGCGTGTCTCGCGCAAGTCGCAGACGCTCGGGCCCGATCGCGAGGAGTCGGCGGCGATGCTGGAGGCGGCGGCGCAGCGCGGCGTGCGGGACGAGGCGGTGGTCGCTGTGCTGCTGTATCAGGGACTGCGCGTGTCGGAGTTGTGCGGGATCAACGTGGAAGACCTGTCCAGCCAGCGCGGGCACCGGGTCGTACGGCTGCGGCGCAAGGGCGGCGAGGAGCAGGACCAGGCGATCGCGCCGCCCGCCGCCGGCTGCCTGGACGCCTGGCTCGCTGAGCGTGCTCGGGACTCCGCTTTCGGCGCGGTTCCTGCCTCCGGGCCGGTGTTCGTCGGTCCCGAGGGCGCGCGCCTGACGCGGTATCAGGTCGAGTGGATCGTCGAGTCCTGCGCGCGGGCGGCCGGGGTCGAGAAGAAGATCAGTCCGCACTCGCTGCGGCACGCCTGCACCACGATGCTGCTGGACGCCGGGGTGCCGCTGCGCGACATCCAGGTCTACATGGGGCACGCGAATTCGGCCACTACGGAACGGTACGACCTTGGGCGCCAACACCTTGATAAATCGCCCGCCTACGCATTGTCCGGGGTGTTTGCGCGAGACTGA
- a CDS encoding DnaJ family domain-containing protein codes for MSTWQERFAAGIDQQVENAEKAGAFEDNPLVGKPLPGDGQPYREDWWITQKVAAERVGVHALPLPLALRREAQDLRKGLIEDRLAVSETALRTAIADYDVRSDVARRTPQPGPSVVIPRVDTEEAVAVWRQARESK; via the coding sequence ATGAGCACCTGGCAAGAGCGATTCGCTGCCGGCATCGACCAGCAGGTCGAGAACGCCGAGAAGGCCGGAGCCTTCGAGGACAACCCCTTGGTGGGCAAGCCGTTGCCCGGCGACGGCCAGCCCTATCGCGAAGACTGGTGGATCACGCAGAAGGTCGCCGCGGAACGCGTCGGGGTGCACGCGCTGCCGTTGCCGCTGGCTTTGCGGCGGGAGGCGCAGGACCTGCGCAAAGGACTGATCGAGGATCGGCTCGCTGTTTCCGAGACTGCTTTGCGGACCGCGATCGCGGATTACGACGTGCGCTCCGATGTCGCTCGGCGGACGCCGCAACCCGGACCGTCGGTGGTGATCCCGCGCGTCGACACCGAAGAGGCCGTCGCCGTGTGGCGGCAGGCGCGCGAAAGCAAGTAG
- a CDS encoding MarR family winged helix-turn-helix transcriptional regulator — protein MVDAVDEIIAMWAREKPDLDATPMGIVGRISRLSRLLDKELKDFFAGHGLEFWEFDVLATLRRSGAPYELSAGALLKTAMVTSGAITNRVDRMETKGLVLRVRDPDDRRGVRIRLTPDGLALIDKLMPLHVANEQRLLAELGEGDQDTLADLLRTLAASLGDTSLG, from the coding sequence GTGGTTGACGCGGTCGACGAGATCATCGCGATGTGGGCCCGGGAGAAGCCGGATCTCGACGCCACGCCCATGGGCATCGTCGGGCGCATCAGCCGCCTGTCACGCCTGCTGGACAAGGAGCTGAAGGACTTCTTCGCCGGACACGGCTTGGAGTTCTGGGAGTTCGACGTCCTGGCGACCCTGCGCCGCTCCGGGGCGCCGTACGAGCTGTCCGCCGGCGCGTTGTTGAAGACCGCGATGGTCACCTCCGGCGCCATCACCAACCGCGTGGATCGTATGGAGACCAAGGGGTTGGTGCTGCGCGTGCGCGACCCCGACGATCGTCGCGGCGTGCGCATCCGACTGACTCCGGACGGTCTGGCGCTGATCGATAAGCTGATGCCCCTGCACGTCGCCAACGAGCAGCGGCTGTTGGCCGAACTCGGCGAGGGTGACCAGGACACTCTCGCTGACCTGCTGCGCACCTTGGCGGCGAGCCTGGGGGATACCTCCCTGGGATAA
- a CDS encoding EamA family transporter — protein MTATTVSTTAPATSPARAGGTGSGAGTGTARDLLLSVLAPASWGTTYVVTSEFLPDHRPMLAATMRALPAGLILLAFVRRLPKGSWWWKTAVLGTLNFGAFFPLLFFAAYRLPGGVASTLGSVQPLLVAGFSILILRQRPHSAVLGAAVVGTGGVALMTLTAKARLDALGVLAMLVATALMALAVVLGRKWGRPEGATPMVLATWQLVFGGLVLLPMTLLSEGLPDTLTARNLAGFAYIGVVGTAVAYTLWFRGIERLAPTSLSLLSLANPMVATVAGFVVLHQSLTAPQAAGFAVALGALVTGQMLVARRRAA, from the coding sequence ATGACCGCCACCACCGTATCGACCACAGCACCCGCCACGTCGCCGGCACGCGCCGGCGGCACCGGCAGCGGCGCGGGCACTGGCACCGCGCGCGACCTGCTGCTGTCCGTCCTCGCCCCGGCGAGCTGGGGCACCACCTACGTCGTCACCTCCGAATTCCTCCCCGACCACCGCCCGATGCTCGCCGCGACCATGCGCGCGCTGCCGGCCGGGCTGATCCTGCTGGCGTTCGTGCGCCGCCTGCCGAAGGGCAGCTGGTGGTGGAAGACCGCCGTGCTCGGCACGCTGAACTTCGGCGCCTTCTTCCCCCTGCTGTTCTTCGCCGCCTACCGGCTGCCCGGCGGCGTCGCCTCCACGCTGGGCTCGGTGCAGCCGCTGCTGGTCGCCGGGTTCAGCATCCTGATCCTGCGCCAGCGGCCGCACAGCGCCGTGCTGGGCGCGGCGGTGGTCGGTACCGGCGGCGTGGCGCTGATGACGCTGACGGCGAAGGCCCGCCTGGACGCGCTCGGCGTGCTGGCGATGCTGGTCGCCACGGCGCTGATGGCGCTGGCCGTGGTGCTGGGCCGCAAGTGGGGACGACCGGAGGGCGCCACGCCGATGGTGCTGGCGACCTGGCAGCTGGTGTTCGGCGGGCTGGTGCTGCTGCCGATGACGCTGCTGTCCGAAGGGCTGCCGGACACGCTGACCGCCAGGAACCTCGCCGGGTTCGCCTACATCGGCGTCGTGGGCACGGCCGTCGCCTACACGCTGTGGTTCCGCGGCATCGAGCGGCTGGCTCCGACGTCGCTGTCGCTGCTGAGCCTGGCGAACCCGATGGTGGCCACGGTCGCCGGGTTCGTGGTGCTGCACCAGTCGCTGACGGCGCCGCAGGCGGCCGGGTTCGCCGTGGCGCTGGGCGCGCTGGTCACCGGGCAGATGCTGGTCGCGCGCAGGCGCGCGGCCTAA